Proteins from a single region of Lentimicrobium saccharophilum:
- a CDS encoding GumC family protein, which produces MKRSEEIFQQKTDYRDLIFKLWRHKFWFALSIAAFLAAAFLFNKFSTTIFRNHSTLLLKESERNSFMSSQDIMQGFGLFAGNQNIENELGILTSYTMIYDAVNQLNLDVSFYSERYMFGGIIKHKLFRETEEIYFDKPLQISIDKSSLQPIDLPIYFRILNKDEFSIEANGENILIYNYLDDNIVKIAPKVKISGTYKFGEEIKGENYSFKVHLPQGNNFQPSSGKVYFSFNSLSYLTLKYQASITANVTSRTSSLVVISMSGDNRYKITDFLNTLSNAYLEKNLEKKNRIAINTVKFIDSQISEVSDSLTYAESKLQNFRTSNRVMDISFQGQQSLERMNQLESERALLIMQKKYYDYIRDYFEKNTDLSDLVAPSSMNVQDPLLNQLISQLITLNSERTNLLNQGNIKNLRLNTIEVQIANLKKTINENISSNAATTEIALQDINNRSARISAEMSRLPSTERQLFGIERKFKLNDAIYTFLLQKRSEAQIARASNAPDYEVIDPARYITSYQVFPKNKLTLIIGALLGLMIPFIIIILRDFLNTKISSKKEIESITGLPILGHVFHNDSKEKIVINEAFNSPISESFRSLRTNLQFYATDNEKMIFVVTSSYTGEGKSFISQNLACVYALFGKKTLLMGFDLRRPKLYQDFNLSNQKGISTALINQSSLPEIIQKTSIDNLDFISAGPIPPNPLELIASQKTEQLINDLKKLYDYIIIDSPPVGVVSDTYLLMKYSDANIYVVRQGFTVKEAFTTNINHLTQKNIPHISLVINDVKARGLSYDYGYEYTYYEEKKDNSFFKSFSKNLFKKK; this is translated from the coding sequence GTGAAAAGATCAGAAGAAATATTCCAGCAGAAGACAGACTACCGGGACTTGATTTTTAAGCTGTGGCGACACAAATTCTGGTTTGCCCTTTCTATCGCCGCCTTTCTTGCGGCAGCATTTCTTTTCAACAAATTCTCCACCACTATTTTCAGGAATCACTCTACACTGTTGCTCAAGGAATCCGAGCGGAATTCTTTCATGAGTTCTCAGGATATCATGCAGGGTTTTGGCCTCTTTGCAGGTAATCAGAATATTGAAAATGAACTGGGCATTCTCACCTCATATACGATGATTTATGATGCTGTAAATCAACTCAATCTCGACGTTTCATTTTACTCGGAGAGGTATATGTTCGGGGGGATAATCAAACACAAACTATTCAGGGAAACCGAAGAGATCTATTTTGATAAACCATTACAGATAAGTATTGATAAATCTTCGCTTCAGCCCATTGATCTTCCGATCTATTTCAGGATACTGAATAAAGATGAGTTCAGCATTGAAGCAAACGGAGAAAACATTCTGATATACAACTATCTGGATGATAATATTGTAAAAATCGCACCGAAAGTGAAAATCTCAGGAACTTACAAGTTCGGCGAGGAAATCAAGGGAGAAAACTATAGCTTTAAGGTGCATTTACCTCAAGGGAATAACTTTCAGCCATCATCCGGTAAAGTATATTTTTCTTTCAACAGTTTAAGTTACCTGACGCTTAAATACCAGGCATCCATAACTGCCAACGTTACTTCCAGAACCTCTTCACTTGTTGTAATCTCAATGTCTGGCGACAACAGGTACAAAATCACTGACTTTCTCAACACACTTTCAAATGCGTATCTTGAGAAAAACCTCGAGAAAAAAAACAGAATTGCCATCAACACCGTGAAATTTATCGACAGTCAGATCAGCGAAGTATCGGATTCATTGACTTATGCTGAAAGCAAACTTCAGAATTTCAGGACTTCGAACCGGGTTATGGATATAAGTTTTCAGGGTCAACAATCGCTCGAAAGGATGAACCAGCTTGAAAGTGAACGGGCATTGCTTATTATGCAGAAGAAGTATTATGATTATATCCGCGATTATTTTGAAAAAAATACAGATTTATCTGATCTTGTTGCCCCTTCCTCGATGAATGTTCAGGATCCCTTGTTAAACCAGTTGATTTCCCAATTGATTACACTCAATTCAGAACGAACCAACCTGCTTAACCAGGGAAACATTAAGAATCTGAGACTTAATACTATTGAAGTTCAGATAGCCAACCTGAAAAAAACCATCAACGAAAACATCAGCAGTAATGCGGCAACCACTGAGATTGCCCTTCAGGATATTAACAACAGGTCTGCACGCATCTCTGCTGAGATGTCAAGACTCCCTTCAACTGAAAGGCAACTTTTCGGTATTGAACGTAAATTCAAGCTGAATGATGCAATTTACACCTTTCTGCTCCAGAAAAGATCTGAAGCACAAATTGCCCGTGCATCAAATGCCCCCGATTATGAAGTGATTGATCCTGCAAGATACATAACTTCTTATCAGGTCTTTCCCAAGAACAAATTAACCCTGATTATCGGTGCTTTATTGGGGTTAATGATTCCTTTTATCATTATAATTTTACGTGACTTCCTGAACACAAAGATTTCTTCGAAAAAGGAGATTGAATCCATCACCGGCCTGCCAATCCTTGGTCATGTATTTCACAATGACAGCAAAGAAAAGATCGTTATCAATGAAGCCTTCAATTCACCAATTTCGGAATCCTTCAGGAGTTTAAGGACTAACCTTCAATTCTATGCCACGGATAATGAGAAAATGATATTTGTGGTTACTTCTTCATATACAGGGGAAGGAAAATCATTTATATCGCAGAATCTCGCCTGTGTTTATGCCCTGTTTGGTAAAAAAACCCTGTTGATGGGTTTTGACCTCAGAAGACCAAAACTATACCAGGACTTCAACCTGTCCAATCAGAAAGGGATCAGCACCGCCCTGATAAATCAATCTTCCCTGCCTGAAATTATTCAGAAAACAAGTATAGATAACCTTGATTTCATTTCAGCCGGACCAATTCCACCAAACCCGCTTGAGCTGATCGCTTCCCAAAAAACTGAACAGCTGATCAATGACCTTAAAAAGCTGTATGACTACATTATTATTGATTCTCCACCTGTTGGCGTTGTATCTGACACGTACCTGTTAATGAAGTATTCGGATGCAAATATTTACGTTGTAAGACAAGGATTTACTGTAAAGGAAGCATTTACAACAAATATTAATCATTTGACTCAGAAGAACATACCTCACATCAGCCTTGTGATCAACGATGTTAAAGCGAGAGGTCTGAGTTATGATTACGGATATGAATACACTTATTATGAGGAGAAAAAGGATAATTCCTTCTTCAAATCATTCAGCAAAAACTTATTTAAAAAGAAGTGA
- a CDS encoding cadherin domain-containing protein: protein MENKRSITGGGISNKKPRFLFLALTFLLLVFYSSILFGATIYIDPTNTSSGQNGSITSPYSSWTRFSLVSGNTYLQKRGTTYTSSTQIFISAKNNITIGAYGTGSKPVFSYTGSGYAYRIEGSSNCTVQDFEVNGNGNAHSLIGVSGSSSNYTSEITINNCVLHNAHNTNNAGFGIYGVYNNNLSILNTTIHNVAIDGIYLANIPGIEIGYSHIYNINRRFFVNPNQTYSSGDGIQLDGNYNGFHIHHTIIDRTNGAGNKFNLILNSAPGTSDNATGIIEYCTFINGSNVAAAVHIERGNGIITRYNTFQGNTLGLRIAGAYTSNNLIHNNIFYNCSSGIGIGYTYPSVGPATNTKVYNNVFYRVSNYHIWVDKTNVDSRNNIHLRGTDNGVAIYNYGGGSWTIRNNCYGTSATAGTPGTGSNPVTGNPLFVNPAGYDFHLQSSSPCINKGVNVGISHDIEGTSIFQGSAPDIGAYEYISSSGSNLPPVINNQSFSINENSPNGTGVGTVVATDPNAGQTLTYTIVSGNTNNAFTLNSSTGQIIVANSAAINYESASSFALIVRVTDNGTGNLWSQATITINILNINEPPVISNQAFSIAQNLPNGTLVGTVQASDPDQGQVLTFSITGGNTNSCFAINASTGTITVANAVALTPQTFNLTVRATDNGNPSLYTQATVSVTVTSVNQAPVINNQSFNTAQGSPNGTVIGTVIASDPNQGQTLSYSITGGNTSSCFAINPSSGALSVNNSAALAVQTYNLSVRVTDNGIPSMNSQAIVTVNVTPGNQAPVIENQTFNVQQYAPAGTLVGTLIATDPDPGQVLTYSITTGNSNGIFAINPGTGAITVVHSFALYPRTFYMMARATDNGTPALFAEAMIQIIVPETNYPPVIDNQTFITKKHPPAGSVLGTVVASDPNPNQLLTYTITAGNSNGIFDLNPNTGVLTVANPAAFYPRTLYLRVRATDNGTPNMYAEAIISIVVSNASATTAVPVSKQYFNTSILLPEGSPVGQILSRHSSDEMNLTYIPMQDHPLPGISINSSTGEIIISDKDRLLSGELDCKIGVLDSEELELMEVVDITISISEKMTTTETKEENNMQNISIDSEVVVYPNPSVDGIFNIGFSGQQISATEIAVFDLSGRLIFNTIFKQSDKITIDLSGRPKGTYLLKVFNGLQQKTIKAVIG, encoded by the coding sequence ATGGAAAACAAACGGAGCATTACAGGAGGAGGAATTTCCAACAAAAAACCCAGATTTTTATTTCTTGCACTAACTTTTCTGCTACTCGTATTTTATTCTTCGATTCTTTTTGGTGCAACCATCTACATTGATCCGACCAACACAAGCTCCGGTCAGAATGGTTCCATTACAAGCCCTTACAGTTCCTGGACCAGATTTTCCCTGGTGAGCGGGAATACCTATTTGCAAAAAAGGGGGACTACGTACACATCCTCAACGCAAATTTTCATCAGTGCGAAAAACAACATCACAATCGGAGCATATGGCACCGGTAGCAAGCCTGTTTTCTCATATACAGGCAGCGGATACGCCTATAGAATCGAAGGCTCTTCCAATTGCACCGTTCAGGACTTTGAAGTTAACGGAAATGGAAATGCCCATTCCCTGATAGGGGTCTCGGGCAGTTCATCAAACTACACTTCTGAAATTACCATCAACAATTGCGTGCTTCACAATGCACATAATACCAACAATGCAGGCTTCGGAATATATGGGGTATACAACAACAACCTGTCAATTCTGAATACCACAATTCACAATGTAGCCATTGACGGAATATATTTAGCCAATATTCCGGGTATTGAGATCGGGTACAGTCATATCTACAATATTAACCGGAGATTTTTTGTAAACCCCAATCAGACTTACTCATCAGGAGATGGAATACAACTCGACGGCAATTATAATGGTTTTCACATTCACCATACGATTATTGACCGCACAAACGGTGCCGGCAATAAGTTCAACCTTATTCTGAACAGTGCACCCGGGACTTCCGACAATGCAACCGGAATAATTGAGTATTGCACATTTATTAATGGCTCAAATGTGGCTGCAGCTGTGCACATTGAACGCGGGAACGGAATCATTACAAGGTATAATACTTTTCAGGGAAATACCCTGGGCTTAAGAATTGCAGGAGCATATACCAGTAATAATCTGATTCATAACAACATCTTCTACAACTGTTCAAGCGGAATCGGCATTGGATATACATATCCCTCTGTGGGGCCGGCAACAAACACCAAGGTCTATAACAATGTCTTTTACCGTGTCTCAAATTACCATATCTGGGTTGATAAAACAAACGTTGATTCAAGAAACAATATCCACCTTAGGGGCACAGACAATGGTGTTGCCATCTACAATTACGGTGGCGGATCATGGACCATCAGGAACAACTGTTACGGCACATCTGCAACAGCCGGAACGCCCGGAACAGGATCAAATCCGGTTACAGGCAATCCGCTTTTTGTTAATCCGGCGGGTTACGACTTCCACCTGCAAAGTAGCTCTCCCTGCATCAATAAAGGCGTGAATGTGGGAATCAGCCATGACATTGAAGGAACCTCAATATTTCAGGGATCCGCACCTGACATCGGTGCTTATGAATATATCTCTTCCTCTGGCAGCAACCTGCCCCCTGTAATAAATAACCAGTCATTCTCAATAAATGAAAACAGCCCGAACGGTACCGGTGTCGGGACCGTAGTTGCAACAGACCCCAATGCAGGACAAACGCTTACTTACACTATTGTCAGCGGCAATACTAACAATGCATTCACACTAAACTCCAGTACAGGTCAGATTATTGTAGCCAACAGTGCTGCTATAAACTATGAATCTGCATCATCTTTTGCGCTTATTGTAAGGGTAACTGACAATGGCACCGGTAATCTCTGGTCGCAGGCAACAATAACAATAAATATTCTTAACATCAATGAGCCTCCGGTTATATCCAATCAGGCATTCAGTATTGCCCAGAATCTTCCCAACGGGACCCTGGTCGGGACTGTTCAAGCTTCTGATCCGGATCAGGGACAGGTTCTTACCTTTTCAATTACCGGCGGAAATACCAACTCCTGTTTTGCAATCAATGCTTCTACGGGTACAATAACAGTTGCAAATGCAGTTGCACTCACCCCTCAAACGTTTAATCTTACCGTCAGGGCTACCGACAACGGGAACCCTAGCCTGTATACTCAGGCTACTGTATCTGTAACAGTTACTTCGGTAAACCAGGCTCCTGTAATAAACAACCAGTCATTCAATACTGCGCAGGGTTCTCCCAATGGAACTGTTATCGGAACAGTGATTGCAAGCGACCCCAACCAGGGGCAAACGCTGTCATATTCCATTACAGGGGGGAATACATCATCATGTTTTGCAATAAATCCCTCAAGCGGAGCACTTTCAGTCAATAATTCAGCCGCCCTTGCTGTTCAGACATACAATTTATCAGTCCGGGTAACAGATAACGGAATCCCGTCAATGAACAGCCAGGCGATCGTCACGGTGAATGTAACCCCCGGGAATCAGGCTCCTGTGATAGAAAACCAGACGTTCAACGTTCAGCAATATGCACCAGCCGGGACACTTGTCGGGACGCTGATTGCCACTGATCCGGATCCGGGTCAGGTCCTCACATACTCTATCACTACAGGGAATTCCAACGGGATATTTGCCATCAATCCGGGCACGGGTGCTATTACAGTAGTTCATTCCTTTGCGCTCTACCCCAGGACATTTTATATGATGGCAAGAGCAACCGATAATGGCACACCAGCATTGTTCGCTGAAGCTATGATACAGATCATAGTACCAGAGACAAACTACCCTCCTGTCATTGATAACCAAACCTTCATCACAAAAAAACATCCTCCGGCAGGTTCTGTGCTCGGTACTGTTGTGGCCAGCGACCCCAACCCAAATCAGCTACTTACATATACAATAACAGCGGGAAATTCCAACGGCATTTTTGATCTGAACCCGAATACAGGCGTGCTTACTGTAGCAAATCCGGCTGCATTTTATCCGCGAACGCTCTATCTCAGGGTCAGAGCTACAGACAATGGCACCCCTAATATGTATGCGGAAGCAATTATCTCAATTGTCGTGTCAAATGCATCTGCCACCACCGCTGTTCCGGTTTCCAAACAATATTTCAATACCAGCATTCTTCTTCCCGAAGGGAGTCCTGTTGGCCAAATTTTATCAAGGCACTCCTCCGACGAGATGAATCTAACATACATCCCAATGCAGGATCACCCACTTCCTGGTATTTCAATCAATAGTTCGACTGGTGAAATCATAATATCAGACAAAGACAGGCTTTTGTCGGGCGAGCTTGATTGCAAAATCGGAGTTCTTGATTCTGAAGAACTTGAATTAATGGAAGTTGTTGACATAACCATATCCATTTCAGAAAAAATGACAACTACAGAAACCAAAGAAGAAAATAACATGCAAAATATTTCTATTGATTCAGAAGTCGTTGTTTACCCGAATCCCTCGGTTGATGGAATCTTCAACATAGGGTTCAGCGGACAACAAATATCTGCCACTGAGATTGCGGTCTTCGACCTCTCAGGCAGACTTATTTTCAATACAATTTTTAAGCAGTCGGATAAAATAACAATTGACCTTTCAGGACGGCCAAAAGGAACTTACCTCCTGAAAGTCTTTAATGGATTGCAACAAAAGACCATCAAAGCGGTCATCGGCTGA